In a genomic window of Helianthus annuus cultivar XRQ/B chromosome 10, HanXRQr2.0-SUNRISE, whole genome shotgun sequence:
- the LOC110885772 gene encoding omega-amidase, chloroplastic, with product MRSGSIAFLSTTLPSTLRSSTVTRSVTTAASHRLSSLRNFSVPLKVNLTAARAITRASSSSSMASSFSPEKARVPPAVELPVPPVSKFKIGLCQLSVTADKERNIAHARVAIEEAAEKGAKLVVLPEIWNSPYSNDSFPVYAEDIDAGTDSSPSTAMLSEVARSLKITIVGGSIPERCGDKLYNTCCVFDTDGKLKAKHRKIHLFDINIPGKIVFEESKTLTAGETPTVVDTDVGRIGIGICYDIRFQELAMLYAARGAHLLCYPGAFNMTTGPLHWELLQRARAVDNQLYVATCSPARDAGSGYVAWGHSTLVGPFGEVLATTEHDEATIVTEIDYSVLELRRTNLPLQKQRRGDLYSLVDVQRLHSQ from the exons ATGAGAAGTGGATCAATTGCATTCTTGTCAACAACTCTCCCTTCTACTCTCCGATCATCAACCGTCACTCGCTCCGTTACAACCGCCGCTTCACACCGTCTATCTTCTCTACGCAACTTCTCGGTTCCGTTAAAAGTTAACCTCACTGCTGCTCGTGCAATCACtcgtgcatcatcatcatcatccatggCGTCTTCGTTTAGTCCCGAGAAAGCTAGGGTTCCTCCTGCTGTTGAATTGCCTGTTCCtcctgtttccaag TTCAAGATTGGTTTATGTCAGCTGTCTGTGACAGCAGACAAGGAGAGGAATATTGCTCATGCTCGTGTAGCAATTGAAGAGGCTGCTGAGAAGGGTGCCAAGCTTGTTGTTCTGCCT GAAATATGGAACAGTCCTTATTCAAATGATAGTTTCCCGGTGTATGCTGAGGACATTGATGCTGGCACGGACTCATCTCCTTCAACAGCAATGTTGTCTGAAGTTGCTCGTTCTTTGAAGATCACGATAGTTGGTGGTTCCATACCAGAAAGATGTGGGGACAAGCTGTACAATACTTGTTGCGTTTTTGATACTGATGGAAAGCTGAAAGCTAAACACAGAAAG ATACACCTTTTTGATATCAATATTCCTGGAAAGATTGTATTTGAGGAATCAAAAACTCTTACTGCTGGAGAAACTCCTACTGTTGTGGATACAG atgttGGACGCATAGGTATAGGTATCTGCTATGACATTCGTTTTCAGGAACTGGCCATGCTTTATGCTGCTAGAG GTGCTCACCTACTTTGTTATCCTGGGGCATTCAACATGACTACTGGTCCACTGCATTGGGAGTTACTACAAAGGGCAAG GGCTGTAGATAATCAG TTATACGTAGCAACTTGCTCTCCTGCTCGAGATGCTGGATCTGGGTATGTGGCATGGGGCCATTCAACCTTAGTTGGACCA TTCGGAGAGGTACTAGCTACAACAGAACATGACGAGGCAACCATCGTTACAGAGATTGATTATTCGGTACTTGAGCTAAGGAG GACAAATCTGCCACTGCAGAAGCAACGTCGTGGTGACCTTTACAGCCTGGTTGATGTTCAAAGGTTACATTCTCAGTGA
- the LOC110885773 gene encoding pentatricopeptide repeat-containing protein DOT4, chloroplastic, translating into MISSSMQLQALNVLENSIRPTLNHHNTRTCALKLSEPVPTHQLFDQMPQSTDSLVWNTIIQTHLGNADYYKAVTTYHEMLTRGVRPDRHTLPRILSVSRLSGSLTLGKQLHGQAMKLGVCNDVYVTGGLIELYGHLDGIDAAKWVLYNSEKKMSSVSWTLLGKLYIKQNKPLLTIELFNEMVNSGAEIDPVSLITCVTACIIAKSLKDGRYVHQTARKHGLMFDLLVSNSLLKMYIECGSVKDARGLFDQMPLRDAISWTSIIQGYVKIGEINEGLKLFRRMIIEDDIKPDVVAISSILPACARMAAHKNGREIHGYLIRNRIPINPKVENALIDMYAKSGRLEYASTIFSKMRSKDIVSWTVMIFGYSLHGQGNIGVDLFQKIPKTDIDEISYVTALYACCTSRMVEEGMHYFNCIKSPKLVHCALMVALLSRAGKFNEARIFINEHKLSRQTEILKALIDGCRIHRNLTTGKRLIEHLCDLEPLNADNYVMMSNYYAQCGKHDMVNIWRQTIRDMDLTPKIAYSWMEFRNKVHVFKTGDVSHPRSEGMYRELECLMKNFGKDGFKLVKDFSFHDVDEERECVPIGHSELLAISFGLISTKSGTTIRVTKNLRVCHSCHEAAKYISKVVSREIILKDPNRFHHFKNGTCSCQDYY; encoded by the coding sequence ATGATTTCTTCATCAATGCAACTGCAAGCTCTGAATGTCCTTGAAAACTCCATTAGACCCACATTAAACCACCACAACACACGAACTTGTGCATTGAAACTCAGTGAACCCGTACCCACCCACCAACTGTTCGACCAAATGCCTCAATCAACTGATTCTTTAGTTTGGAACACTATCATCCAAACCCATTTAGGAAATGCTGATTACTACAAGGCTGTGACAACTTATCATGAAATGTTAACCCGTGGCGTTCGACCCGATAGGCACACTCTCCCTCGCATCTTGTCGGTTTCGAGGCTATCGGGTAGCTTGACACTTGGCAAGCAACTACATGGGCAGGCAATGAAGCTGGGTGTGTGTAACGATGTTTATGTGACTGGTGGTTTGATTGAATTGTATGGGCATCTTGATGGCATTGATGCTGCAAAATGGGTGCTTTACAACTCTGAAAAGAAGATGAGTTCTGTGTCTTGGACATTGTTGGGAAAGTTGTATATTAAGCAAAATAAGCCTTTGTTGACCATCGAGTTGTTTAATGAGATGGTGAATTCGGGTGCGGAGATCGATCCTGTTTCGCTCATCACGTGTGTTACTGCTTGCATTATTGCGAAATCGTTGAAGGATGGGAGGTATGTTCATCAAACAGCTAGGAAACATGGGTTGATGTTTGATCTTTTAGTAAGCAATTCCCTTTTGAAAATGTATATCGAATGCGGTAGCGTTAAAGATGCGCGTGGGCTTTTCGATCAGATGCCGTTACGCGATGCCATTTCTTGGACTTCCATTATTCAAGGGTATGTGAAAATCGGAGAGATAAATGAAGGTTTGAAGTTATTCAGAAGAATGATTATCGAAGATGATATTAAACCGGATGTTGTAGCTATTTCTAGCATTCTCCCAGCTTGTGCGAGAATGGCAGCCCATAAAAACGGAAGAGAAATTCACGGTTACTTGATTCGGAACAGAATTCCGATAAACCCTAAAGTCGAAAATGCTCTAATCGACATGTATGCAAAGTCAGGACGCTTAGAGTACGCTTCGACGATATTTTCGAAAATGAGATCCAAAGATATCGTTTCATGGACCGTGATGATATTCGGCTACAGTTTACACGGTCAAGGTAATATCGGAGTTGACTTATTTCAAAAAATCCCAAAAACCGACATAGATGAAATCAGTTACGTTACAGCCCTTTACGCTTGCTGCACGTCGCGCATGGTTGAAGAAGGTATGCATTATTTCAATTGCATAAAGTCGCCTAAATTGGTACATTGTGCGTTAATGGTCGCGCTTTTATCGCGCGCTGGGAAATTTAACGAAGCCAGGATCTTTATTAACGAACATAAGTTATCAAGGCAGACAGAGATATTAAAAGCATTGATAGATGGATGCAGGATTCATAGAAATTTAACCACAGGAAAAAGGTTAATTGAGCATTTATGTGATTTAGAGCCTCTTAACGCAGATAATTACGTAATGATGTCAAATTATTACGCGCAATGTGGGAAACATGACATGGTTAATATATGGAGACAGACTATAAGAGACATGGATTTAACGCCTAAGATTGCGTATAGTTGGATGGAGTTTAGAAATAAAGTTCATGTTTTTAAAACAGGGGATGTATCGCATCCAAGATCAGAGGGTATGTATCGGGAATTAGAGTGTTTGATGAAGAATTTTGGTAAAGACGGTTTTAAGTTGGTTAAAGATTTTAGTTTTCATGATGTAGATGAAGAACGCGAGTGTGTTCCAATTGGTCATAGTGAGTTATTGGCGATATCGTTTGGATTGATTAGCACAAAAAGTGGGACGACTATTCGCGTGACTAAGAATCTTCGTGTTTGTCACAGTTGTCATGAGGCTGCAAAGTATATATCGAAAGTAGTTAGCCGGGAGATTATATTAAAAGATCCAAACCGGTTTCATCATTTTAAAAATGGGACTTGCTCTTGCCAGGACTACTACTAA